A stretch of the Vitreoscilla filiformis genome encodes the following:
- a CDS encoding TRAP transporter small permease translates to MVNKWLAGYCRVLEWLLVGMLALMVLLVFGNVVMRYAFNSGITVSEEVSRWLFVWMTFLGAIVALREHGHLGTDMLVSRLGRQGKRVCLGLAQGLMLWMTWLMLSGSWQQMQINWDVEAPITGASTAIFYASGVVFAVSAGVMLLLELWRTLTGQLSEQDLVMVQESEDLAQVDELHLNQSQTFKKR, encoded by the coding sequence ATGGTGAACAAATGGCTGGCCGGCTACTGCCGGGTGTTGGAGTGGCTGCTGGTGGGAATGTTGGCGCTGATGGTGCTGCTGGTGTTTGGCAATGTGGTGATGCGGTATGCCTTCAACTCCGGCATCACAGTCAGCGAGGAGGTGTCGCGCTGGTTGTTCGTGTGGATGACGTTTTTGGGCGCCATCGTGGCGCTGCGCGAGCACGGCCACTTGGGGACGGACATGCTGGTGAGTCGCCTGGGCCGGCAGGGCAAGCGCGTCTGCCTGGGCCTGGCGCAAGGGCTGATGCTGTGGATGACCTGGCTGATGCTGAGCGGCTCATGGCAGCAAATGCAGATCAATTGGGACGTGGAAGCACCGATCACCGGTGCTTCGACGGCGATTTTTTACGCTTCGGGGGTGGTGTTTGCCGTGTCCGCCGGGGTGATGTTGCTGCTGGAGCTGTGGCGCACGCTGACGGGCCAGCTCAGCGAGCAGGACTTGGTGATGGTGCAGGAGTCAGAAGACTTGGCCCAGGTCGATGAGCTGCACCTGAATCAGAGCCAAACCTTCAAAAAGCGCTGA
- a CDS encoding MgtC/SapB family protein, which yields MNTSSLSVFVGHLLLALTLGSLIGLERQWHRRLVDLKTNSLVCLGAALFMQSSATAGGFVEPVRMAAQIVVGVGFIGGGLLLREGHKTVGINTAATLWCCAAIGTLCGLGRVEEATLATVLLVGANTVLREIARRLQMRMGLSDSLTEQLTFELECQQAQTATVRAALETALRQGGGDLRSVSETRTAHGTTVISIQAAFESTDIQQDIDALLVIAERWDILSLSWRRL from the coding sequence GTGAATACCTCTTCGTTGAGTGTGTTTGTGGGCCACTTGCTGCTGGCCCTGACGCTGGGTTCGCTCATTGGGCTGGAGCGCCAGTGGCACCGCCGCTTGGTCGATCTCAAAACCAACTCGCTGGTGTGCCTGGGTGCGGCCCTGTTCATGCAGAGCAGCGCCACCGCCGGCGGGTTTGTGGAGCCGGTGCGCATGGCGGCGCAAATCGTTGTCGGGGTGGGGTTCATCGGGGGCGGTCTGCTGCTGCGCGAGGGGCACAAAACGGTGGGCATCAACACCGCCGCCACGCTGTGGTGCTGTGCGGCCATCGGAACCCTGTGCGGGTTGGGGCGCGTGGAAGAAGCCACATTGGCCACCGTGCTGCTGGTGGGCGCCAACACCGTGCTGCGAGAGATTGCCCGGCGCCTGCAAATGCGCATGGGTTTGAGCGACAGCCTCACCGAACAACTCACCTTCGAGCTGGAATGCCAGCAAGCGCAGACGGCCACGGTGCGCGCCGCCCTGGAAACGGCGTTGCGCCAAGGGGGAGGCGACTTGCGCAGCGTCAGCGAAACCCGCACGGCGCACGGCACCACGGTGATCAGCATCCAAGCCGCGTTCGAAAGCACCGACATCCAGCAAGACATCGATGCGCTGCTGGTCATCGCGGAGCGCTGGGACATTCTCAGCCTGTCTTGGCGCCGGTTGTGA
- a CDS encoding ParB/RepB/Spo0J family partition protein produces the protein MSNKLISKAAKLDFSKLPGMTPVAAASALSTDSPASAVLPVPKTAPGALMAFANDARSSLLKENESLRAELAQWEGVKPTRWLDPTLIARSRYANRHELNFSGEAYAQLKDEIRHAGGNVQPIKVRPLPGATDTDSPRYEVVFGHRRLQACRELGLPVLAVVDALDDQALFVEMDRENRSRKDLSAWEQGRMYQRALDDGLFPSNRKLAEAVGVDVGNLGKALMLARLPQEVVEAFASPLDLQFRWAKALNDAAGADTPGLVARARELASRKGQLPAKAVFEQLVQPPAPTGGLYRTTPPVAPVSIQRQGRPVAQVRMSEQGAVSVAFEPGALSVEQLSALARHIEAFWSAGSAL, from the coding sequence ATGTCCAACAAGCTCATTTCCAAAGCTGCCAAGCTGGACTTCAGCAAACTGCCGGGCATGACGCCGGTGGCTGCCGCTTCCGCCCTGTCAACCGACAGCCCAGCGTCCGCCGTGCTGCCTGTGCCCAAAACCGCGCCGGGGGCCCTCATGGCGTTTGCCAACGATGCGCGCTCCTCGCTGCTGAAGGAAAACGAATCACTGCGCGCCGAGTTGGCTCAATGGGAGGGTGTCAAGCCGACGCGCTGGCTCGATCCGACCTTGATCGCCCGCAGCCGCTACGCCAATCGCCACGAGCTGAATTTCAGCGGTGAGGCGTACGCCCAGCTCAAGGATGAAATCCGCCATGCCGGTGGCAACGTGCAGCCCATCAAGGTGCGCCCCCTGCCCGGCGCCACGGACACCGACTCGCCCCGTTACGAAGTGGTGTTCGGCCACCGCCGTTTGCAGGCGTGCCGTGAGTTGGGCCTGCCCGTGCTGGCGGTGGTGGATGCGCTGGACGATCAAGCCCTGTTCGTCGAAATGGATCGGGAGAACCGCAGCCGCAAGGATTTGTCCGCCTGGGAGCAAGGCCGGATGTACCAACGTGCATTGGACGATGGGCTGTTCCCGTCCAATCGCAAACTTGCCGAGGCGGTGGGCGTGGATGTGGGGAACCTGGGCAAGGCGCTGATGTTGGCACGCTTGCCACAAGAGGTGGTGGAGGCCTTCGCGTCGCCGCTGGATTTGCAGTTTCGCTGGGCCAAAGCCCTGAACGACGCTGCCGGTGCCGACACGCCCGGCCTGGTAGCCCGAGCGCGCGAACTGGCATCCCGCAAAGGCCAGTTGCCTGCCAAGGCTGTGTTCGAGCAGTTGGTACAACCCCCAGCGCCGACAGGGGGGTTGTACCGTACAACCCCCCCCGTGGCGCCGGTGAGTATCCAGCGCCAGGGGCGCCCGGTGGCCCAAGTTCGCATGAGTGAACAAGGGGCGGTGAGCGTGGCATTTGAGCCGGGTGCGCTGTCGGTGGAGCAGCTCAGTGCTTTGGCGCGGCACATCGAAGCGTTTTGGTCGGCAGGTTCTGCGCTGTGA
- a CDS encoding TetR/AcrR family transcriptional regulator, whose translation MNQTVHLSATGAKLTAARTNDPERTMADILEVATAEFAAKGLAGARIDEIAALTRTSKRMIYYYFESKEKLYVRVLEEAYRRVRRIESELHLADLAPEQALRTLVGFTVDHHHNHRDFIRLVMTENIHDGQFLAQSRTIQELNVPAIHAVEAVYQRGVAQGVFRPDVDPVDLHMSISALAFFNVSNRATFSLIFKRDLDSPESMAARRASIIDMVVRHVRQDRSGAPT comes from the coding sequence ATGAACCAGACCGTACATCTTTCTGCCACCGGTGCCAAGCTCACCGCCGCCCGCACCAACGACCCCGAACGCACGATGGCCGACATCCTCGAAGTCGCCACCGCCGAATTTGCGGCCAAAGGCCTGGCCGGCGCTCGCATCGACGAGATCGCCGCGCTGACCCGCACCAGCAAACGCATGATCTACTACTACTTCGAGAGCAAAGAAAAACTCTACGTGCGCGTGCTCGAAGAGGCATATCGGCGCGTGCGGCGCATCGAGTCCGAGTTGCATCTGGCCGACTTGGCGCCCGAGCAAGCGTTGCGCACCCTCGTGGGTTTCACGGTCGATCACCACCACAACCACCGGGACTTCATCCGCCTGGTCATGACGGAAAACATCCACGACGGGCAGTTCCTGGCCCAGTCCCGCACCATCCAAGAGTTGAACGTGCCGGCCATTCATGCGGTCGAGGCGGTTTATCAGCGCGGGGTGGCACAAGGGGTGTTTCGGCCCGATGTGGATCCCGTGGATTTGCACATGTCCATCTCGGCATTGGCTTTTTTCAACGTCTCCAATCGGGCCACGTTTTCGCTCATTTTTAAGCGCGACTTGGACAGCCCCGAGTCCATGGCCGCACGGCGTGCCAGCATCATTGACATGGTGGTGCGTCACGTTCGTCAAGACCGTTCGGGAGCCCCCACATGA
- a CDS encoding ParA family protein, translating into MTEPTAPIRRQSLADIELQSARISAMMTHIRAAMLPPAARKRAPSVSAAQMAQMCGVEKSKIAYRLTRGDWRGELPAGRMVGNRREWTMDEAREWVREFRADHLRPEGAAGTTLTVANFKGGVAKTTTVVTLAQGLAQRGHRVLLIDLDPQGSATTLFGVLPDAEVEPAHTALPLFAGEQTSLSPSIRPSYWPGIDLVCAAPLLFGAEFALPARQTQDPGFEFWRCLDRGLDEARGVYDVILIDTPPALSYVTINALMAADGLLMPLPPSALDFASSAQFWDLFSDLCDQLLRSRGQDKSFEFIDVLLSRVEPTDAASSVVRQWVLEGYTEKVLPIEIPKTAVAATASAEFGTVYDLPRGAMNARTFSRARDAYDRLCELVEQQIEAVWAAQVQRLGA; encoded by the coding sequence ATGACTGAGCCCACAGCGCCGATCCGCCGCCAATCCTTGGCGGACATCGAGCTGCAATCTGCCCGCATCTCAGCGATGATGACCCACATCCGCGCCGCGATGTTGCCCCCAGCGGCGCGCAAACGTGCCCCCAGCGTCAGCGCGGCACAAATGGCGCAGATGTGCGGGGTCGAAAAAAGCAAAATCGCGTACCGTCTGACCCGGGGCGATTGGCGCGGCGAGCTGCCCGCCGGGCGCATGGTCGGCAACCGCCGCGAGTGGACGATGGACGAGGCGCGTGAGTGGGTGCGGGAATTTCGCGCCGACCACCTGCGCCCCGAAGGCGCCGCAGGCACCACGCTGACTGTCGCCAACTTCAAAGGGGGCGTGGCCAAAACCACCACCGTGGTGACGCTGGCCCAAGGTCTGGCCCAACGCGGCCACCGCGTGCTGTTGATCGACCTGGATCCCCAAGGCTCGGCCACCACGTTGTTCGGGGTGCTGCCGGATGCGGAAGTTGAACCCGCTCACACGGCTTTGCCGCTGTTCGCGGGGGAGCAGACCAGCCTCAGCCCGTCCATTCGCCCCAGTTATTGGCCGGGCATCGATTTGGTGTGCGCCGCCCCGCTGCTGTTCGGTGCAGAGTTCGCCTTGCCGGCTCGGCAGACGCAAGACCCAGGTTTTGAGTTTTGGCGCTGTTTGGATCGCGGGTTGGATGAAGCGCGGGGTGTTTACGACGTCATCTTGATCGACACGCCGCCGGCCTTGTCCTACGTCACCATCAATGCGCTGATGGCGGCTGACGGCCTGCTCATGCCGCTGCCACCCAGCGCGCTGGACTTTGCCAGCTCGGCCCAATTTTGGGATTTGTTTTCGGACTTGTGCGATCAGTTGTTGCGCAGCCGAGGCCAGGACAAATCGTTTGAGTTCATCGACGTGCTGCTGTCACGCGTCGAGCCGACCGACGCGGCCAGTTCGGTGGTGCGTCAGTGGGTGCTGGAGGGTTACACCGAAAAAGTGCTGCCGATCGAGATCCCCAAAACCGCTGTGGCGGCCACAGCCTCCGCCGAATTCGGCACGGTGTACGACCTGCCGCGTGGGGCCATGAACGCCCGCACCTTCTCCCGCGCCCGCGATGCTTACGACCGCTTGTGTGAGTTGGTCGAACAGCAAATCGAAGCCGTGTGGGCGGCACAAGTGCAACGACTGGGAGCGTGA
- a CDS encoding TRAP transporter large permease subunit — protein MTIFIFLGSLLGAMALGVPIAYALLVSGAALMWHLDMFDAQILAQNVINGADSFPLLAVPFFMLAGEIMNVGGLSRRIVNLALTLVGHKRGGLGFVAIVAACMLAALSGSAVADTAALASLLLPMMVRAGHDKARAGGLIASAGIIAPIIPPSIGFVIFGVAANVSISKLFLAGIVPGLLMGVSIAVAWWWVAKQENVTPPPPATWAERVHALKESTWALVLPVIVIVGLKMGVFTPTEAAVVAAVYALLVSTLIYRELNLRQLHEVFVAAAKTTAVIMFLVAAAMVSAWLITVADIPSKMIALLEPFMGNQTLLLMAIMLLVIAVGTAMDMTPTILIMTPVLMPVVKAAGIDPVYFGVLFIMNNAIGLITPPVGTVLNVVAGVGRMKMDEVTRGVLPFMTAQFIVMFLLVLFPALVTVPAKWFAN, from the coding sequence ATGACGATTTTCATTTTTCTGGGCTCGCTGCTCGGGGCCATGGCCCTGGGGGTGCCCATTGCGTATGCGCTGCTGGTGTCCGGCGCGGCGCTGATGTGGCATCTGGACATGTTCGATGCGCAAATCCTGGCGCAAAACGTGATCAACGGGGCAGATTCGTTCCCCCTGCTGGCGGTGCCGTTTTTCATGCTCGCTGGCGAGATCATGAACGTGGGCGGTTTGAGCCGGCGCATCGTCAACCTGGCGTTGACGCTGGTGGGTCACAAGCGCGGCGGGCTGGGGTTTGTGGCGATTGTGGCGGCGTGCATGTTGGCGGCGCTGTCGGGCTCGGCGGTGGCGGACACGGCGGCGCTGGCCAGTCTGCTGCTGCCCATGATGGTGCGCGCTGGGCATGACAAAGCCCGTGCCGGCGGCCTGATCGCTTCGGCGGGGATCATCGCGCCCATCATCCCGCCCTCGATTGGGTTTGTGATTTTTGGGGTGGCGGCCAACGTGTCGATCAGCAAGCTGTTTCTGGCGGGCATCGTGCCGGGGTTGCTGATGGGGGTGTCCATTGCGGTGGCATGGTGGTGGGTGGCCAAGCAAGAAAACGTCACGCCCCCGCCGCCCGCCACATGGGCCGAACGCGTTCACGCGCTCAAAGAATCCACCTGGGCCTTGGTGTTGCCGGTGATTGTGATCGTCGGTTTGAAGATGGGCGTGTTCACCCCCACGGAAGCGGCGGTGGTCGCGGCGGTGTATGCGCTGCTGGTGTCCACCCTGATTTACCGTGAGCTGAACCTACGGCAACTGCACGAGGTGTTCGTGGCGGCGGCCAAAACCACGGCGGTGATCATGTTCTTGGTGGCAGCGGCGATGGTCAGCGCCTGGTTGATCACGGTGGCGGACATCCCGAGCAAGATGATTGCGCTGCTGGAGCCGTTCATGGGCAACCAGACGCTGTTGCTGATGGCCATCATGTTGCTGGTGATCGCGGTGGGCACGGCCATGGACATGACGCCCACGATTCTGATCATGACGCCGGTGTTGATGCCGGTGGTGAAGGCGGCGGGCATTGATCCGGTGTACTTCGGGGTGCTGTTCATCATGAACAACGCCATTGGCCTGATCACGCCGCCGGTGGGCACGGTGCTCAACGTGGTGGCCGGCGTGGGCCGCATGAAGATGGACGAGGTCACCCGGGGGGTGCTGCCGTTCATGACGGCGCAGTTCATCGTGATGTTCTTGCTGGTGCTGTTCCCCGCGCTGGTGACGGTGCCCGCCAAATGGTTTGCCAACTGA
- a CDS encoding response regulator: protein MLHFSAWPLKLKLALLTALTLALGMGGLAAGVVRQLRDDYGRMIFDQQKTAVDFVARSLDHELRLRLDALLAVAPDMAVRLSQGEPAVQAGVEHLRGLQSLFRRDVYVLDRQGKRVAEVPMRHHTGTSYADTSYFVQVMRSGAAVVESRIGRFAHQPVIIVAMPLRSAQGELLGVLCGSELISPGSVFYFADEVRNGAQGGFHVIDTQRRMFVTSTRASWTMTPLPEPGQNPLLDRRLAGYTGPGTTHSRAGEEMLGVAAALEHAPWLVTSYLPVDEAFGPLNVLRWRIYAGAAGLAVLVGLGCWLVLRRELAPLEQAARHLGRLQDLDNLPPPLHSTGSPEIRVLLDNFNQLLGHTQAQAETIRQERKRLEDKVALRTRELLAANTGLRTKAHEVEDLYNHAPCGYHSLDPEGRIVTVNDTELAMLGYERDELIGRPLVDLMTPPSQALFHSRFETFMRTGRVRDLEYDFVRKDGTLLPVLISADMVRDSAGRFVTNRATLVDNSERKARERHIAAMQDELARRAEVAEAATRAKSEFLANMSHEIRTPMNAIVGLTTLLQREVATPTVQQRLGKIADATHHLLGLINDILDLSKIEAGRLELSEVDFSLSALLERSLAFVAERAQAKGLVLRQDLPSKPSWPDALRGDAMRVSQALLNLLGNAVKFTSTGQVVLRVTLDAGDPPAPAPATRWRLRFSVEDSGPGLSEATQQRLFEPFTQADTSTTRQFGGTGLGLAITRRLAELMGGDVGVTSQLGQGSTFWFSAWLGAASAPPQVHPEPMAPPSPEALRRLQGVRVLLVEDNPINQEVACELLHQMGVRVDVASHGAAAVHHCQQQRPNLVLMDLQMPVMDGLEATRQLRQLPGFDTVPIVAMTANAFGEDRAACLAVGMNDHIAKPVDPEVLQTVLVRWLNQQENDMGAERPTPDLPQPLLARVVLDIEAGLHSVGGRRPLYERLLGMLRDRLEPDWTALQTHIAQANVGEARRVAHSLKGAALTLGAQQLADAAMQLEDVLRHLSTLDDTAPQWQTPLAGLRAAMTRLLEHEQVQALQNSQA, encoded by the coding sequence ATGCTCCATTTCAGTGCCTGGCCGCTCAAACTCAAACTGGCGTTGCTGACCGCCCTCACACTGGCCCTGGGCATGGGCGGATTGGCGGCAGGCGTCGTCCGCCAACTGCGCGATGACTACGGGCGCATGATTTTTGACCAGCAAAAAACGGCGGTCGATTTTGTCGCCCGCAGTTTGGATCACGAACTGCGCCTGCGTTTAGACGCACTGCTGGCCGTCGCCCCTGACATGGCTGTGCGACTCTCCCAGGGAGAGCCCGCCGTGCAAGCGGGTGTTGAACACTTGCGGGGGCTTCAGTCCTTGTTTCGGCGCGATGTGTATGTGCTTGATCGGCAAGGCAAGCGCGTGGCGGAAGTACCGATGCGTCATCACACGGGCACGTCCTACGCGGACACCTCTTACTTCGTGCAAGTCATGCGCAGCGGCGCGGCAGTGGTCGAGTCGCGCATCGGGCGTTTTGCTCATCAACCGGTGATCATCGTGGCCATGCCCTTGCGCAGCGCACAGGGGGAGTTGCTGGGTGTGCTGTGCGGCTCTGAACTCATTAGCCCGGGCAGCGTGTTTTATTTTGCGGACGAGGTGCGCAACGGGGCCCAGGGCGGTTTTCACGTCATTGATACGCAGCGCCGCATGTTCGTCACCAGCACCCGCGCCAGTTGGACGATGACGCCCCTGCCCGAACCTGGCCAAAATCCGCTGCTGGATCGCCGTCTGGCCGGGTACACCGGCCCCGGCACAACGCACAGCCGCGCCGGAGAAGAAATGCTGGGCGTCGCAGCCGCACTGGAGCACGCCCCCTGGCTGGTGACCAGTTACCTGCCCGTGGACGAAGCATTCGGCCCGCTGAACGTGTTGCGTTGGCGCATCTATGCCGGAGCAGCGGGATTGGCGGTGCTGGTGGGCCTGGGGTGCTGGCTGGTGTTGCGCCGTGAGCTGGCGCCGCTGGAGCAAGCCGCTCGCCATTTGGGTCGGTTGCAGGATTTGGACAACCTGCCGCCGCCCCTGCACAGCACGGGCAGCCCCGAAATTCGGGTGTTGCTGGACAACTTCAACCAATTGCTGGGGCACACCCAGGCCCAGGCCGAAACCATTCGCCAAGAACGCAAACGTTTAGAAGACAAAGTGGCGTTGCGCACACGCGAGTTGTTGGCGGCCAACACCGGGCTGCGCACCAAAGCCCACGAGGTTGAAGACCTTTACAACCATGCGCCCTGTGGCTACCACTCGCTCGATCCGGAGGGCCGCATCGTCACGGTCAACGACACCGAATTGGCGATGTTGGGTTACGAGCGCGACGAACTGATTGGCCGACCTTTGGTCGATTTGATGACACCGCCCAGTCAAGCGCTGTTCCACAGTCGATTCGAGACGTTCATGCGTACCGGCAGGGTGCGCGATCTGGAATACGACTTTGTGCGCAAAGATGGCACCCTGTTGCCGGTGCTCATCAGCGCGGACATGGTGCGCGACAGTGCCGGGCGTTTCGTCACCAACCGCGCCACGCTGGTGGACAACAGCGAGCGCAAGGCCCGCGAGCGCCACATCGCCGCCATGCAAGACGAGCTGGCCCGCCGCGCCGAGGTGGCCGAAGCAGCAACCCGGGCCAAAAGTGAGTTTCTGGCCAACATGAGCCACGAGATTCGCACGCCCATGAATGCCATCGTCGGGCTGACCACCTTGCTGCAACGGGAGGTTGCAACGCCCACCGTGCAGCAGCGCTTGGGCAAGATCGCCGATGCCACCCACCACCTGCTCGGGTTGATCAATGACATCCTCGATCTCTCCAAAATTGAAGCTGGTCGGCTGGAGTTGAGTGAGGTGGATTTCTCCTTGTCGGCTTTGCTGGAGCGCAGTTTGGCGTTCGTGGCCGAACGGGCTCAGGCCAAAGGGTTGGTGTTGCGGCAAGACCTTCCCTCAAAGCCAAGCTGGCCCGACGCGCTGCGGGGGGATGCGATGCGGGTGTCGCAAGCCCTGCTGAACTTGTTGGGCAACGCCGTCAAGTTCACCTCGACCGGTCAGGTGGTGTTGCGGGTGACGCTGGATGCTGGCGATCCGCCCGCGCCGGCGCCAGCCACCCGCTGGCGTTTGCGCTTCAGTGTGGAGGATAGTGGGCCGGGTTTGTCGGAGGCCACACAGCAGCGCCTGTTCGAGCCTTTCACCCAAGCGGACACCTCAACCACACGCCAATTCGGTGGAACGGGCTTGGGGTTGGCCATCACCCGGCGCCTGGCTGAATTGATGGGCGGTGACGTGGGCGTGACGAGCCAGTTGGGCCAGGGCAGCACGTTCTGGTTCAGTGCTTGGCTGGGGGCGGCCAGCGCACCGCCCCAGGTTCACCCCGAACCCATGGCACCGCCTTCGCCCGAAGCGTTGCGGCGTTTGCAGGGCGTGCGGGTGCTGTTGGTGGAGGACAACCCGATCAACCAAGAAGTCGCGTGCGAGCTGCTGCACCAGATGGGGGTGCGCGTGGATGTGGCCAGCCACGGGGCGGCGGCGGTGCATCATTGTCAGCAACAGCGCCCGAACTTGGTTCTCATGGACTTGCAGATGCCGGTGATGGATGGTTTAGAAGCCACCCGTCAACTGCGCCAATTGCCAGGTTTTGACACCGTGCCCATTGTGGCCATGACGGCCAACGCATTCGGCGAAGATCGCGCCGCGTGTTTGGCGGTGGGCATGAACGATCACATCGCTAAACCGGTCGATCCGGAAGTGTTGCAGACGGTGCTGGTGCGCTGGCTGAATCAACAGGAGAACGACATGGGAGCTGAAAGACCAACCCCCGACCTGCCCCAGCCGCTGCTGGCGCGGGTTGTGTTGGACATTGAGGCCGGCTTGCACAGCGTTGGCGGTCGCCGGCCCTTGTATGAGCGGTTGCTGGGCATGCTGCGGGATCGCTTGGAGCCGGATTGGACGGCCCTGCAAACCCACATCGCTCAAGCCAACGTAGGAGAAGCGCGGCGGGTGGCCCACAGCCTCAAAGGCGCTGCGTTGACCCTCGGGGCCCAACAGTTGGCCGACGCGGCCATGCAGCTCGAAGACGTGCTGCGCCACCTGAGCACGCTGGACGACACGGCACCCCAGTGGCAAACCCCCTTGGCGGGTTTGCGGGCCGCCATGACCCGGTTGCTGGAACACGAGCAGGTGCAGGCGTTGCAGAACAGTCAAGCCTAG